One segment of Pyricularia oryzae 70-15 chromosome 3, whole genome shotgun sequence DNA contains the following:
- a CDS encoding mitochondrial import receptor subunit tom-20 — MQQNTMIWTASAAALATGLLAYAVYFDHQRRTSSEFRRQLRRNERKQARVEKDGAEAAEGQRLELIRQAVDDIKLAGFPTGVEEKEQFFNEQVTIGEALANDPTKTIECALHFYCALKVYPSPGDLIPIYNSIVAKPTLDVLAEMIAYDKDLKLTAASGPAAAAGKSGPLDDVVDVDVDDMPPAAGLD, encoded by the exons ATGCAGCAAAACACCATGATATGGACAGCCTCGGCGGCAGCGCTCGCGACTGGTCTTTTGG CATACGCTGTGTACTTTGACCACCAGCGCCGCACATCCTCCGAGTTCCGTCGTCAGCTGCGCCGCAACGAGCGCAAGCAGGCGCGCGTCGAGAAGGACGGCGCCGAAGCTGCCGAAGGTCAACGCCTCGAGCTGATCAGGCAAGCCGTCGACGACATTAAGCTGGCCGGCTTTCCTACCGGTgtcgaggagaaggagcAGTTTTTCAACGAGCAGGTCACCATCGGCGAGGCCCTCGCCAACGATC CCACAAAAACCATCGAGTGTGCACTACACTTCTACTGCGCCCTCAAGGTCTATCCGAGCCCGGGAGACCTGATTCCCATTTACAACAGCATTGTGGCCAAG CCCACTCTCGATGTCCTGGCTGAGATGATTGCATACGACAAGGACCTTAAGTTGACGGCCGCCTCGGGAccggccgctgccgccggcaAGTCTGGACCGTTAGACGACGTCGTCGATGTCGATGTGGATGACATGCCTCCCGCTGCCGGTCTTGACTAG
- a CDS encoding exocyst complex component EXO84 → MSDERGLKSLRAGAKRKTVRPTISNPRPVNEPNKNVDIPRGRAGPPDGPLVVRQRPPLASGKTSDLVKRRFSTRFNDLPTDGFAPPMPALPSFDSYEAASSRDREMRGAPPSRGAGAPLSVDRRVLGDPNLSAEQYVAKILSDATEDEIREFEESLRGLKDGTSQRLQANVLQNRTQFIKISKEAEKLKGEMRALKNLMSELKANTTALRAASSGNGPNGDSSDPSGGFSTGLSKRDKRSSVADRTALWNSQMQALYKNVEGSQKFLPHSPTRHVLQNAGPWIELDNATYKSRRSIQIFLLNDHLLIASRKKRKADVSGDFRGPEMKLVADRCWPLLDIEVVDMSGSGETSSGRNKLAEAIMVRGVGQETLIYRTEKPDGPEKASLLMNIRKAVEELRRGLQSEMDANNKAKDTINYFASRDPGLLQKTALLETLSDIKDMLIEVDGKQQNLRWVESQMDELDIDVALQRFDPAVQRVEKLKGLARGLKNNAIAQDFIEFKVEERTAKLAAIISRELVDSHDSPRKTKRNVAWLTKLGFEDRAREAYLEARSNIIQKRSRQCIFQGDLWVYIWEISFVYFTVIKNTVACFQSCFPPPMMSVCVKWAKEEVDAFNAILARQLSSTERDGEIWRKCVDQAKTHADMLSEVGLDFRNLVGRVPEPGAAKKAASQAPALGLGLS, encoded by the exons ATGAGCGATGAACGGGGGCTGAAGTCCCTCCGGGCAGGGGCTAAGAGGAAAACTGTCCGACCGACCATCAGCAACCCCCGACCCGTCAATGAGCCCAACAAGAATGTTGATATCCCCAGAGGCAGGGCCGGTCCCCCGGACGGACCTTTGGTGGTTCGTCAGCGTCCACCTTTGGCAAGCGGAAAA ACCTCGGATCTCGTAAAACGCCGTTTTTCTACTCGTTTCAATGACCTACCTACCGACGGCTTTGCGCCGCCCATGCCGGCTCTTCCATCATTTGATTCATACGAAGCAGCCAGTAGCAGAGATAGGGAGATGAGAGGTGCACCACCCTCACGGGGTGCCGGTGCTCCCCTTTCCGTCGACCGCAGGGTTTTGGGCGACCCGAACCTCAGTGCCGAACAGTACGTGGCCAAGATCTTGAGTGACGCCACCGAAGATGAAATCCGTGAGTTCGAAGAGTCGCTGCGAGGGCTGAAGGACGGTACATCTCAACGTCTTCAGGCCAATGTGCTCCAGAACCGGACTCAGTTTATCAAGATCAGCAAGGAGGCCGAAAAGCTCAAGGGAGAGATGCGCGCGCTGAAGAATCTGATGTCGGAGCTCAAGGCTAATACAACTGCGCTCCGGGCCGCTTCTTCGGGCAATGGACCCAACGGCGACTCTTCGGACCCCAGTGGTGGTTTCTCTACTGGCCTGAGCAAGCGTGACAAGAGAAGCTCCGTGGCGGACCGTACGGCCCTCTGGAACTCGCAGATGCAGGCATTGTACAAGAATGTTGAGGGTTCGCAGAAGTTCTTGCCACACTCACCCACCCGACATGTGTTGCAGAACGCCGGACCATGGATTGAGCTCGACAATGCGACTTACAAGTCCAGGCGGTCCATTCAGATCTTTCTCCTAAACGATCACCTTCTGATTGCATCCAGAAAGAAGCGCAAGGCCGACGTGTCTGGCGATTTCAGGGGCCCTGAGATGAAGCTCGTTGCGGATAGGTGCTGGCCGCTGCTTGATATTGAAGTTGTGGATATGTCTGGGTCGGGTGAGACCTCGAGCGGCCGTAACAAGCTTGCCGAGGCAATCATGGTCAGGGGCGTAGGGCAAGAGACTCTTATCTACCGTACcgaaaagccagatggaCCCGAGAAGGCATCACTGCTCATGAACATTCGAAAAGCAGTCGAGGAATTGCGAAGGGGGCTTCAATCGGAAATGGACGCCAACAATAAGGCCAAGGATACCATCAACTACTTTGCTTCGCGAGATCCTGGGCTTCTCCAGAAGACTGCACTTCTCGAGACGTTGTCTGACATCAAAGACATGCTCATCGAGGTGGATGGCAAGCAGCAGAACTTGCGCTGGGTTGAGAGTCAGATGGACGAGCTCGACATCGACGTAGCACTGCAACGTTTCGACCCAGCCGTGCAGCGTGTGGAGAAGCTCAAGGGCCTTGCTCGAGGGTTGAAGAACAACGCAATCGCACAAGACTTTATTGAGTTCAAGGTTGAGGAAAGGACGGCAAAGCTGGCAGCTATAATTTCGCGGGAGCTGGTTGACTCGCACGACAGCCCGCGCAAGACCAAGCGCAATGTTGCTTGGCTAACGAAACTGGGGTTCGAAGACCGCGCCCGCGAAGCTTACTTGGAGGCGCGAAGCAATATCATCCAAAAACGATCAAG GCAATGCATATTCCAAGGTGATCTATGGGTTTACATTTGGGAGATATCTTTTGTCTACTTCACTGTTATCAAGAACACGGTGGCCTGCTTCCAGAGCTGCTTTCCGCCCCCGATGATGAGTGTGTGCGTCAAGTGGGCTAAGGAAGAGGTGGATGCCTTCAACGCAATCCTCGCACGTCAGCTCAGCAGCACGGAG